Proteins found in one Enterococcus sp. 9D6_DIV0238 genomic segment:
- a CDS encoding diguanylate cyclase has product MKLNKRYASTIMDLSLLFFISLVSITVIFVGLGNNGFFIDLISLLITLILVIITYFTGIVSGLIFTLIFVFVQLGYVSYQYVFMKQFTYASLFWLIIPPLYCLSIFLITYQVRLLEKENERLKKNNVQYNALDAETHLRTLTLYESDFPMFVTMSERFQTDLYTVVVRIRYWDSLKKLMTEEQTKELLKMITRVFQESSDQSNSLYMVNQVTPTWSSYTFSTPESLREFRELLKERFLEELEKTTNLNNLTIDLLVSQAKYDPEEMTKASDFLSEALNGLQYDV; this is encoded by the coding sequence ATGAAACTGAATAAACGCTATGCGAGTACGATCATGGATTTGTCCCTTTTGTTTTTTATCAGTCTAGTCTCCATCACCGTCATTTTTGTCGGTTTGGGAAATAACGGCTTTTTCATTGACTTGATCAGTTTATTGATCACATTGATTCTTGTGATCATTACTTATTTTACAGGTATTGTGTCAGGCCTGATTTTTACCTTGATTTTTGTTTTCGTTCAGTTGGGCTATGTTTCTTATCAATATGTGTTTATGAAACAGTTTACTTATGCTTCGCTATTTTGGTTGATCATTCCTCCATTATATTGCCTGAGTATTTTTTTGATCACCTATCAAGTTCGTTTATTGGAAAAAGAGAACGAGCGATTGAAAAAGAACAATGTACAATACAACGCACTGGATGCTGAGACACACTTGAGAACCTTAACGCTATACGAAAGTGATTTCCCGATGTTTGTCACTATGTCTGAACGCTTTCAGACAGACTTGTACACTGTGGTGGTTCGTATTCGCTATTGGGACAGTCTCAAAAAATTGATGACAGAAGAACAGACTAAAGAGTTATTGAAAATGATCACGCGGGTCTTTCAAGAAAGCTCCGATCAAAGCAATAGCTTATATATGGTCAATCAAGTAACCCCAACGTGGAGCTCTTATACGTTTTCAACCCCTGAATCATTGCGTGAATTTCGGGAACTTTTGAAAGAACGCTTCTTAGAAGAACTTGAAAAAACAACTAACCTGAATAATTTGACGATCGATTTACTTGTTTCTCAAGCAAAATATGATCCTGAAGAAATGACAAAGGCATCAGATTTTCTTTCTGAAGCTCTGAATGGACTTCAATATGATGTCTAG